One window of Mesotoga sp. BH458_6_3_2_1 genomic DNA carries:
- a CDS encoding carbohydrate ABC transporter permease, with protein sequence MRFVGFQNYQRLFSSADFWNSLSVTGIYILGTVIPSVVIGLLLAALLNIEWIKGRGIFRTLFYIPVITSMAAAAVIWGWLYEPNFGLVNYFLSIFGINNIKWLSDPNYSLLALIIVGVWKRIGYNMVLFLAGLQTIPKTYYEAAEIDGATPWNKFKSITLPLLSPTTLFVFIMQFIASFRVFVSVSVMTSGGPAKSTQVITYYLYENAFRYLKFGYASAIAVVMFAMMIVFTLIQFRLSKRRVHYQ encoded by the coding sequence ATGCGATTTGTAGGCTTTCAGAACTACCAAAGACTTTTCAGTTCTGCGGATTTCTGGAATTCCCTGAGTGTAACAGGCATCTATATTCTTGGTACGGTAATTCCTTCAGTTGTCATTGGGCTTCTGCTCGCCGCTCTTCTCAATATTGAATGGATAAAGGGTAGAGGGATCTTCAGAACACTGTTCTACATTCCGGTCATTACTTCGATGGCGGCTGCTGCCGTTATTTGGGGTTGGTTATATGAACCGAATTTCGGATTGGTCAATTACTTTCTTTCGATATTCGGCATTAACAACATCAAGTGGTTGAGTGATCCGAATTACTCGCTTCTGGCGCTTATTATTGTGGGAGTATGGAAACGTATCGGATATAATATGGTCCTCTTCCTGGCAGGTCTCCAGACTATTCCCAAGACATATTATGAAGCGGCCGAAATAGATGGAGCAACCCCCTGGAACAAGTTCAAAAGTATAACGCTTCCTCTACTTTCACCTACGACACTTTTCGTCTTCATTATGCAGTTTATCGCATCGTTCAGGGTTTTCGTTTCAGTATCTGTTATGACGAGCGGTGGGCCGGCGAAGAGTACTCAGGTTATTACCTATTATCTGTATGAGAACGCATTCAGGTACTTGAAATTCGGTTACGCATCAGCAATTGCAGTTGTTATGTTTGCGATGATGATTGTATTCACCCTGATTCAATTCAGACTCAGCAAAAGGAGGGTGCATTATCAATGA
- a CDS encoding histidine kinase N-terminal 7TM domain-containing protein yields MNIYALLTFIPAIVCLAIAIRLANRREQLEAITLSLLMFSIAWWAFFYAVELLGHDLETMRLLNKISYPGIVSTPVLFFLFSMAILDKRKWFSWKRILFLFVIPLAVLLSMWTNEIHWLYYSVSELDLSSSFPVQRLVHGPLFWLGMFYTYILLLSSIFSIAHQYVLSKGPYRGQLKMILFGTLFPVLVNINYLFGFVDFGYLDMTPFAFTLASVFMAIGVMRYRLFDIRPVAKETVFERLPDGVIITDDRGTVVDINPMACSMFGVECPKLIGLNFSDAFSDSETVLSFFNSDQSNSELKVGKAIIDARKTIIHSSRGKIRGHIILLTEITERKKVEDALRQSEERLALAVKGGNVGLWDFNIDKGEFSINERYYQIMGYPGGDLLITFQNWKEFVHPEDLLPSLEEMERCYNGEKDYFDIEYRMLSKSGDWIWVHDRGEAAERDKNGRATRILGTHIDISPTKQIEEALRESQEKYRKLATTDMLTGVMNRYSLSELLRAETERSRRYGSPLSLLMFDLDNLKMINDNYGHLAGDEALKITCSYVQSSIRNCDYLGRWGGDEFLLIVTNTDFDGAIKVAEKLRAGLCVKEHKNFGKLSISIGVSVLHKDESDFDALLRRVDKALYESKKNGKNRVTSFV; encoded by the coding sequence ATGAATATTTATGCTTTATTGACGTTTATCCCAGCGATTGTGTGTTTAGCTATTGCTATACGCCTTGCGAACCGAAGAGAACAGCTTGAGGCAATTACTCTCAGCCTTTTGATGTTCTCAATTGCCTGGTGGGCATTCTTTTATGCAGTTGAGCTACTCGGACATGATTTGGAGACAATGAGACTGCTCAACAAGATTTCTTATCCTGGAATTGTAAGCACGCCGGTACTCTTTTTTCTTTTCTCCATGGCAATTCTAGACAAGAGAAAGTGGTTTAGCTGGAAAAGAATCTTATTTCTTTTCGTCATCCCACTTGCAGTACTTCTGTCTATGTGGACAAACGAAATTCACTGGCTTTATTACTCTGTCAGCGAACTGGATCTCAGTTCATCTTTCCCGGTGCAGAGACTTGTCCATGGGCCTCTTTTCTGGTTGGGAATGTTTTACACATATATACTCCTTCTTTCGAGTATATTTTCAATAGCTCATCAATACGTTCTTTCTAAAGGGCCCTACAGGGGTCAGCTGAAAATGATTCTGTTTGGGACTCTTTTTCCCGTACTTGTGAATATTAACTACCTTTTTGGATTTGTTGATTTTGGCTATCTCGACATGACTCCGTTTGCCTTCACTCTGGCTTCAGTATTCATGGCGATAGGCGTTATGAGGTACAGGTTATTTGACATACGACCGGTTGCTAAGGAGACTGTTTTCGAAAGACTTCCTGACGGCGTCATTATTACCGACGATAGAGGAACGGTTGTCGACATCAACCCAATGGCTTGCTCGATGTTTGGAGTGGAATGCCCGAAATTGATCGGGCTAAATTTCAGTGACGCTTTCAGCGATTCAGAAACTGTTCTGAGTTTCTTCAATTCTGATCAATCGAATTCTGAGCTGAAGGTAGGGAAAGCGATAATCGATGCCAGAAAGACAATTATCCACAGCTCCAGAGGTAAGATTAGAGGCCACATCATTTTGCTGACCGAGATTACGGAAAGGAAGAAGGTCGAAGATGCACTGCGCCAGAGCGAGGAAAGGCTTGCGCTTGCCGTGAAAGGCGGGAATGTTGGTCTTTGGGACTTCAATATAGACAAGGGAGAGTTTTCGATCAACGAAAGATATTATCAGATCATGGGCTATCCTGGCGGTGATTTACTCATAACCTTTCAGAACTGGAAAGAGTTTGTGCATCCAGAAGATCTTCTTCCTTCGCTTGAAGAGATGGAGAGATGTTACAACGGAGAGAAAGATTACTTCGACATAGAATACAGGATGCTCTCAAAGAGCGGTGATTGGATTTGGGTTCATGATAGGGGGGAGGCTGCAGAGAGAGACAAGAATGGAAGAGCCACTCGCATTCTTGGAACCCACATCGATATTTCCCCAACCAAACAGATCGAAGAGGCTCTTCGCGAGAGCCAGGAGAAATACAGGAAACTAGCGACTACGGACATGCTGACCGGTGTAATGAATAGATACTCACTGAGCGAGTTATTGAGAGCCGAAACGGAGAGATCAAGGCGTTATGGAAGCCCGCTTTCACTACTTATGTTTGATCTTGACAATCTCAAGATGATAAATGATAATTATGGTCACCTTGCCGGTGATGAAGCTCTCAAAATTACGTGTTCTTACGTTCAGTCAAGCATCAGGAATTGCGATTATCTAGGGAGATGGGGCGGGGATGAGTTTCTACTTATCGTAACGAATACAGATTTCGATGGAGCAATCAAAGTGGCGGAAAAGCTTAGAGCGGGACTGTGCGTGAAGGAGCATAAAAACTTTGGAAAGCTGAGCATCAGCATCGGGGTCTCCGTTCTCCATAAGGATGAAAGTGATTTCGATGCCTTGCTGCGCCGCGTCGACAAAGCTTTGTATGAGTCAAAGAAGAACGGTAAGAACAGGGTTACATCATTTGTTTGA
- a CDS encoding transcriptional coactivator p15/PC4 family protein, translated as MTDIKRNDTEIVRVSKREFKGHEFLDLRIYYQDDEGDYKPTKKGITINPKLVDELIDALNKEKDSAPVKE; from the coding sequence TTGACAGACATAAAGAGGAATGACACTGAAATCGTTCGAGTCTCGAAGAGAGAGTTTAAGGGCCACGAATTCCTTGATCTCAGGATCTACTATCAGGATGATGAAGGAGACTATAAACCAACGAAAAAGGGAATTACAATTAATCCCAAACTTGTGGATGAACTGATCGATGCCCTCAATAAGGAGAAGGATTCGGCGCCAGTAAAAGAGTGA